CCTCAGCAAAGCGATACCAGCCGCTATCGGCTGGTGGTGATGGACCGCGATGGCTCGAACCGCCGCGTGCTCTTTCCTCCTGAGGGTGGGGTGGGCCTGGAGCCGCAGGAAGTGCACTGGTCGCCCGGCCCGGTGCCTGACTTTGGCGCTTACGCCATCGCCTTGGTTTACCAGGGCAACCTTTACTTGGTTTCGGTGGCCGACGGCACCTTTCAGCAATTGACCGGTGATGGGCTGGTCACGGCGGTGAGTTGGCGCTGAGTATCCCCTGAGCAAGTCACAACGCAAAAAAGAAGGGCATGTCGGGCGGCAGGGCCGCTCAACATGCCCACCAAAAAGGGGAACAGGAAGGGTGAAGCGAGAGCAAATCTTCGCTGACCATGGAGATTGCTGCGACTGGCTGCCTGGGTGGGCCCCAGGGCTTTGTAAAGGGCCTGCTCCCACGGCGGCGCGATTACGACCAGAAACGCTCCTTCACATCGGTGAAGGCTTCCACTGGCCCGTCGAACTTGTTGCGTCCCAACTCTAGCACATACACATAGTCGGCAATCCGCAGGGCGTGGCGGATTTCCTGGTCGACCAGGATGATGGTCTTGCCGTCCCGGTCGCGCAGGGCCACGAGCATGTCGTACACTTCTTGTTTCAGGAGTTTGGCCAGGCCGGCGGTAGGCTCATCCACCAGAATTACCTCGGGGTCGGTCATGAGCGTGCGGGCCAGTTCCACCATGCGCTGTTGCCCGCCGGATAGCAGCCCGGCCTGCTGCTTGCGTTTTTCTTTCAGCGCCGGAAAGCGCTCGTAGTTCTCCTCCAGTTTGCGCTGCAACCGCTCCTTGTCATGGCGGAAGGTCCATCCGCCCAGGAGGATGTTGTCCTCCACCGGCATCCAGCGAAAGATGCTCATGTGCTGGGGGATGTAGGCCAGTCCCAGGTTGATGCGCTGGTAGGTGGGGACGGAGATGATGTTCTGGCCGTTGAGCAGGATCTCCCCGCGCATGGGGCGCAAGAAGCCAAAGATGGCTTTGAGTAGGGTGGACTTTCCCACGCCGTTGGCCCCCAGCACGGTGGTGATCTTGCCTTTTTCGGCTCGAAGGTTCACTCCCTGGAGGATGAACAGGTCGCGATAGTAACCCACATAGAGATCACGCACTTCCAGCATGATGGCCCTCCTCCTTTGTGCCTTCCTCGCCTTCCTCCTCGGCGAAATACACCTCGCGGATGGCCTCTTCGAGGATTTCTGCCTCGGGCGTTTCCTCTTCTTCCTCGCGGCCCAGATAGGCCTCGATGACGGCGGGGTCGTGCCGGACCTCCTCGGGAGGGCCGTCGGCGATGATTTCGCCGAAATTGAGCACCACCAGGCGTTCGCTCAGGGTGAAGATGGATTCCATGTCATGGCTGATGAGGATGATGGCCCGGCCCTCTTCGCGCACCCGGCGGATGTAACCATAGATGGTGCGCTGCAGTTTGGGATGCACGCCGGCGAAAGGCTCATCCAGGATGAGAATTTGGGGGTCCAGCATCAACAAACGGCCCAGTTCCAGCAGTTTCTGCTGCCCGCCGGAGAGCCGACCACCGTATTCGTTGCGCAGGTGGTCGATGGTCAGGAAGGTCAAAATCTCCATGGCCTTGTCCTGAAGTTGGCGGCGATCCGCCTGGGAGTTCAGCGCCAGGGCAGGGACCATGAGGTTTTCCAGCACCGTCATCCGGCGGAAGGCACGGGGCACCTGGAAGGTGCGGCCCAGGCCCAGGCGGGCGATGTAGTACGGCTTCAGGCCGTCGATGCGCTTGCCGTTCAGCCAGATTTCGCCGCTGGTGGGCTCCAACATGCCGCTGATGATGTTGGTTAGCGTGGTCTTGCCCGCCCCGTTGGGCCCGATGAGACCCACCAGTTGAGGATGATCGATAACCAGATCCACCCCCTTGAGCACCTGGAACCCTCCGAAGTTCTTCACGAGATGCTTGACTTCCAGTTTCATGGCGTGCCCTCCGTCTGTTCCTCGCTCGCGGCCAGCCCCTCGGTGTCCAGGGCCTGGCGTCGGGCGGCGATTTCGGCCAGGGCTTCGCGTCGGGTGATGCGTTCCAGCACTGGGGCGATCAGGCCGTTGCGCCAGAAGCGCAGGGTGACCATCAGCAGCACCCCAAAGGCCACCATCCGCCAGGCGTTGGTCTTCAGGCCGTGCTCACCCAACCCCATGCCCAGGGCCTGTAGGGTGTCCACATGGGCCGACAAGGCTTGCATCATCCCGGCGGGAAGGGGAATTTCTTGCAGCCACTCCAGCGAGAAGTGGATGAAGATGGCCCCGATGGCGGCGGCCACCAGGTTGTTGCTCCCGCCGATGATGGCCATAGCCAGCACCAGGCTCATGCGGCCGATGATCATTTCGTCGGGAACGATGAGGCCGACGGCCGAGAAGTGGTGGAACACCGCGCCCGCCAGACCGGCGATCATCGAACTGACCACGAAGGCCAGCACCCGGGTGTTGACCACATTGACCCCTAAGGCCGCGGCCGCGTCTTCGTCTTCCCGCACCGCGCGGAAGTACAACCCGTACCGCGAACGTACCAGCGCCAGCATGAAGGCCAGCGAACCCAGGAAGACCACCGCCATGGTGTAGTA
The DNA window shown above is from Anaerolineae bacterium and carries:
- a CDS encoding ABC transporter ATP-binding protein yields the protein MLEVRDLYVGYYRDLFILQGVNLRAEKGKITTVLGANGVGKSTLLKAIFGFLRPMRGEILLNGQNIISVPTYQRINLGLAYIPQHMSIFRWMPVEDNILLGGWTFRHDKERLQRKLEENYERFPALKEKRKQQAGLLSGGQQRMVELARTLMTDPEVILVDEPTAGLAKLLKQEVYDMLVALRDRDGKTIILVDQEIRHALRIADYVYVLELGRNKFDGPVEAFTDVKERFWS
- a CDS encoding ABC transporter ATP-binding protein, which encodes MKLEVKHLVKNFGGFQVLKGVDLVIDHPQLVGLIGPNGAGKTTLTNIISGMLEPTSGEIWLNGKRIDGLKPYYIARLGLGRTFQVPRAFRRMTVLENLMVPALALNSQADRRQLQDKAMEILTFLTIDHLRNEYGGRLSGGQQKLLELGRLLMLDPQILILDEPFAGVHPKLQRTIYGYIRRVREEGRAIILISHDMESIFTLSERLVVLNFGEIIADGPPEEVRHDPAVIEAYLGREEEEETPEAEILEEAIREVYFAEEEGEEGTKEEGHHAGSA
- a CDS encoding branched-chain amino acid ABC transporter permease, producing MNTFRKTRLWIITGAGVGILLLFLFPLPFLSKPYTLYIASQALFYAILASSWALLAGYNGQFSFAHMAFMGLATYASGILGKETGFMAFNLSPWISIPLGVLFTGLVGWVIGYLCLRMRGAYLALFTIAFSEIVRLVIKAEVDITGGPNGMYLKPLFNTTSYLPVYYTMAVVFLGSLAFMLALVRSRYGLYFRAVREDEDAAAALGVNVVNTRVLAFVVSSMIAGLAGAVFHHFSAVGLIVPDEMIIGRMSLVLAMAIIGGSNNLVAAAIGAIFIHFSLEWLQEIPLPAGMMQALSAHVDTLQALGMGLGEHGLKTNAWRMVAFGVLLMVTLRFWRNGLIAPVLERITRREALAEIAARRQALDTEGLAASEEQTEGTP